One genomic region from Gopherus flavomarginatus isolate rGopFla2 chromosome 20, rGopFla2.mat.asm, whole genome shotgun sequence encodes:
- the SSR2 gene encoding translocon-associated protein subunit beta, with amino-acid sequence MKLLALAVFALLSVAHSEEGARLLASKSLLNRYAVEGKDLTLQYNIYNVGSSAALDVELSDDSFPPEDFGIVSGMLNVKWDRIAPASNVSHTVVLRPLKAGYFNFTSATITYLAQEGGQVVVGFTSAPGQGGILAQREFDRRFSPHFLDWAAFGVMTLPSIGIPLLLWYSSKRKYDTPKTKKN; translated from the exons ATGAAGCTATTAGCTCTTGCTGTGTTTGCCCTGCTGTCTGTTGCTCACAGCGAGGAGGGAGCCAGGCTACTCGCCTCTAAATCTCTGTTAAACAGATATGCGGTGGAGGGCAAGGACCTGACTCTGCAGTACAACATCTACAATGTTGGCTCCAG TGCAGCTTTGGATGTGGAGTTGTCGGATGATTCTTTCCCCCCGGAAGATTTTGGCATTGTCTCTGGAATGCTTAACGTCAAGTGGGACAGGATTGCTCC AGCCAGCAACGTATCTCACACTGTGGTCCTGAGGCCCCTCAAAGCTGGCTACTTCAACTTCACCTCAGCTACCATCACGTACCTGGCACAGGAGGGAGGGCAGGTTGTG GTTGGCTTCACCAGTGCCCCTGGGCAGGGAGGAATCCTGGCTCAGAGAGAGTTTGACAGGAGGTTTTCCCCTCACTTT CTCGACTGGGCAGCTTTTGGAGTGATGACCCTTCCCTCCATCGGAATCCCTCTGCTGCTGTGGTACTCGAGCAAGAGAAAATACGATACCCCCAAGACCAAGAAGAACTGA
- the TSACC gene encoding TSSK6-activating co-chaperone protein isoform X4: MDRDGERGLRLSFFSIGTSSVPHQMEPETDAQEEKQHWKNTVRRSTQSPREDNFEGPSSSFKKLCPAKPSPSFLELPSSQRRPSPGLLCAQASRKGQKKFTPDHQPQECYGLLECMHNNIQIQTQIALTQLSILEGLQESMSLLLASDEEKRKEQRDQEGLQSSISSPT, from the exons ATGGACAGAGACGGGGAGCGTGGGCTGCGTCT CTCTTTCTTTTCCATAGGCACAAGCTCTGTTCCTCATCAGATGGAGCCAGAAACAGATGCTCAGGAAGAAAAACAACACTGGAAAA ATACAGTGAGACGATCCACTCAAAGCCCAC GAGAGGATAACTTCGAAGGCCCTTCCTCTTCTTTTAAGAAGCTATGTCCTGCCAAACCTTCTCCCAGCTTTCTTGAGCTTCCATCTTCCCAACGGAGGCCCAGTCCAGGTCTACTCTGTGCCCAGGCTTCAAGGAAAGGACAGAAAAAATTCA CCCCTGATCATCAGCCACAGGAATGCTACGGCCTACTGGAGTGCATGCACAACAACATCCAGATCCAAACCCAGATCGCTCTGACACAGCTGAGCATCCTGGAAGGCTTGCAGGAATCCATGAGCTTGCTTCTGGCTAGCGACgaggagaagaggaaggagcAGAGAGACCAGGAGGGCCTGCAAAGCTcaatctcctcccccacctaa
- the TSACC gene encoding TSSK6-activating co-chaperone protein isoform X1, whose product MPLTDHLTPAALHTQCSRDLWSKNSHCPCTSSVPHQMEPETDAQEEKQHWKNTVRRSTQSPREDNFEGPSSSFKKLCPAKPSPSFLELPSSQRRPSPGLLCAQASRKGQKKFTPDHQPQECYGLLECMHNNIQIQTQIALTQLSILEGLQESMSLLLASDEEKRKEQRDQEGLQSSISSPT is encoded by the exons ATGCCACTCACTGATCACCTCACCCCAGCTGCCCTCCATACACAGTGCAGCCGGGACTTATGGAGCAAAAACAGCCATTGCCCCT GCACAAGCTCTGTTCCTCATCAGATGGAGCCAGAAACAGATGCTCAGGAAGAAAAACAACACTGGAAAA ATACAGTGAGACGATCCACTCAAAGCCCAC GAGAGGATAACTTCGAAGGCCCTTCCTCTTCTTTTAAGAAGCTATGTCCTGCCAAACCTTCTCCCAGCTTTCTTGAGCTTCCATCTTCCCAACGGAGGCCCAGTCCAGGTCTACTCTGTGCCCAGGCTTCAAGGAAAGGACAGAAAAAATTCA CCCCTGATCATCAGCCACAGGAATGCTACGGCCTACTGGAGTGCATGCACAACAACATCCAGATCCAAACCCAGATCGCTCTGACACAGCTGAGCATCCTGGAAGGCTTGCAGGAATCCATGAGCTTGCTTCTGGCTAGCGACgaggagaagaggaaggagcAGAGAGACCAGGAGGGCCTGCAAAGCTcaatctcctcccccacctaa
- the TSACC gene encoding TSSK6-activating co-chaperone protein isoform X2, translating to MDRDGERGLRLLRSDFGYRGTSSVPHQMEPETDAQEEKQHWKNTVRRSTQSPREDNFEGPSSSFKKLCPAKPSPSFLELPSSQRRPSPGLLCAQASRKGQKKFTPDHQPQECYGLLECMHNNIQIQTQIALTQLSILEGLQESMSLLLASDEEKRKEQRDQEGLQSSISSPT from the exons ATGGACAGAGACGGGGAGCGTGGGCTGCGTCTGTTGCGTTCGGATTTCGGCTATAGAG GCACAAGCTCTGTTCCTCATCAGATGGAGCCAGAAACAGATGCTCAGGAAGAAAAACAACACTGGAAAA ATACAGTGAGACGATCCACTCAAAGCCCAC GAGAGGATAACTTCGAAGGCCCTTCCTCTTCTTTTAAGAAGCTATGTCCTGCCAAACCTTCTCCCAGCTTTCTTGAGCTTCCATCTTCCCAACGGAGGCCCAGTCCAGGTCTACTCTGTGCCCAGGCTTCAAGGAAAGGACAGAAAAAATTCA CCCCTGATCATCAGCCACAGGAATGCTACGGCCTACTGGAGTGCATGCACAACAACATCCAGATCCAAACCCAGATCGCTCTGACACAGCTGAGCATCCTGGAAGGCTTGCAGGAATCCATGAGCTTGCTTCTGGCTAGCGACgaggagaagaggaaggagcAGAGAGACCAGGAGGGCCTGCAAAGCTcaatctcctcccccacctaa
- the TSACC gene encoding TSSK6-activating co-chaperone protein isoform X3, translating into MPLTDHLTPAALHTQCSRDLWSKNSHCPCTSSVPHQMEPETDAQEEKQHWKREDNFEGPSSSFKKLCPAKPSPSFLELPSSQRRPSPGLLCAQASRKGQKKFTPDHQPQECYGLLECMHNNIQIQTQIALTQLSILEGLQESMSLLLASDEEKRKEQRDQEGLQSSISSPT; encoded by the exons ATGCCACTCACTGATCACCTCACCCCAGCTGCCCTCCATACACAGTGCAGCCGGGACTTATGGAGCAAAAACAGCCATTGCCCCT GCACAAGCTCTGTTCCTCATCAGATGGAGCCAGAAACAGATGCTCAGGAAGAAAAACAACACTGGAAAA GAGAGGATAACTTCGAAGGCCCTTCCTCTTCTTTTAAGAAGCTATGTCCTGCCAAACCTTCTCCCAGCTTTCTTGAGCTTCCATCTTCCCAACGGAGGCCCAGTCCAGGTCTACTCTGTGCCCAGGCTTCAAGGAAAGGACAGAAAAAATTCA CCCCTGATCATCAGCCACAGGAATGCTACGGCCTACTGGAGTGCATGCACAACAACATCCAGATCCAAACCCAGATCGCTCTGACACAGCTGAGCATCCTGGAAGGCTTGCAGGAATCCATGAGCTTGCTTCTGGCTAGCGACgaggagaagaggaaggagcAGAGAGACCAGGAGGGCCTGCAAAGCTcaatctcctcccccacctaa
- the TSACC gene encoding TSSK6-activating co-chaperone protein isoform X5, with protein MDRDGERGLRLLRSDFGYRGTSSVPHQMEPETDAQEEKQHWKREDNFEGPSSSFKKLCPAKPSPSFLELPSSQRRPSPGLLCAQASRKGQKKFTPDHQPQECYGLLECMHNNIQIQTQIALTQLSILEGLQESMSLLLASDEEKRKEQRDQEGLQSSISSPT; from the exons ATGGACAGAGACGGGGAGCGTGGGCTGCGTCTGTTGCGTTCGGATTTCGGCTATAGAG GCACAAGCTCTGTTCCTCATCAGATGGAGCCAGAAACAGATGCTCAGGAAGAAAAACAACACTGGAAAA GAGAGGATAACTTCGAAGGCCCTTCCTCTTCTTTTAAGAAGCTATGTCCTGCCAAACCTTCTCCCAGCTTTCTTGAGCTTCCATCTTCCCAACGGAGGCCCAGTCCAGGTCTACTCTGTGCCCAGGCTTCAAGGAAAGGACAGAAAAAATTCA CCCCTGATCATCAGCCACAGGAATGCTACGGCCTACTGGAGTGCATGCACAACAACATCCAGATCCAAACCCAGATCGCTCTGACACAGCTGAGCATCCTGGAAGGCTTGCAGGAATCCATGAGCTTGCTTCTGGCTAGCGACgaggagaagaggaaggagcAGAGAGACCAGGAGGGCCTGCAAAGCTcaatctcctcccccacctaa